The proteins below are encoded in one region of Hordeum vulgare subsp. vulgare chromosome 3H, MorexV3_pseudomolecules_assembly, whole genome shotgun sequence:
- the LOC123443062 gene encoding serine/arginine-rich splicing factor RS2Z32-like: MPRYDERDRYGGNTRLYVGRLPSRTRTRDLEDLFGRYGRVRHVDMKHEFAFVEFSDPRDADEARYNLDGRDFDGSRMIVEFAKGVPRGQGGGGDRDRGRGGDREYMGRGPPPGSGRCFNCGIDGHWARDCKAGDWKNRCYRCGDSGHIERDCQNSPKNLKRGKSYSRSPSPRRGRVRDRSYSRSRSRSYSRSVSPRRDERRSRSPRDSRSPRRSPRDSRSPRRSPRDSRSPMKSPRGSRSPMRSPRDSRSPRRSASPAKGRARSPTPPGSRSPAPRENSRSPMKADSPNNMSPAANGRSPSPRDGEDNGNHRAPSGSASPGGG, translated from the exons ATGCCTCGCTATGATGAGCGTGATCGTTACGGCGGCAATACAAGGCTGTACGTGGGTCGTCTTCCCTCGCGCACCCGCACAAGGGACCTTGAAGACCTCTTCGGCAGATATGGGAG AGTGCGACATGTGGATATGAAGCATGAGTTTGCATTTGTT GAGTTTAGTGATCCCAGGGATGCTGATGAAGCAAGGTACAACCTTGATGGTCGTGACTTTGATGGAAGCCGCATGATTGTCGAGTTTGCTAAAGGG GTTCCGcgtggccaaggaggaggaggtgaccgTGACCGTGGCCGTGGTGGTGACCGTGAATATATGGGCCGGGGGCCTCCTCCTGGTTCTGGCCGCTGCTTTAACTGTGGCATTGATGGCCATTGGGCTCGTGACTGCAAAGCTGGCGACTGGAAAAATAGGTGCTATCGTTGTGGAGATAGTGGCCATATAGAAAGGGATTGTCAGAACAGCCCTAAGAACCTCAA GCGTGGAAAGAGTTACTCCAGATCTCCATCTCCTCGCCGCGGAAGGGTGCGCGATAGGAGCTACAGCAGGAGTCGCAGTAGGAGCTACAG CCGCTCTGTTTCCCCAAGGAGGGATGAAAGGCGCTCAAGGAGCCCCCGTGACAGTCGCAGCCCAAGGAGGAGCCCCCGTGACAGTCGCAGCCCTAGGAGGAGCCCCCGAGACAGTCGCAGCCCTATGAAGAGCCCCCGTGGCAGTCGCAGCCCTATGAGGAGCCCCCGTGACAGCCGCAGCCCTAGGAGGAGTGCTTCACCTGCCAAGGGGAGGGCCCGGAGCCCCACCCCTCCTGGCAGCAGAAGCCCTGCACCAAGGGAGAACAGCAGGAGTCCGATGAAGGCTGACAGCCCTAATAACATGAGCCCAGCTGCAAATGGTCGTAGCCCGAGCCCCAGGGACGGCGAAGACAATGGCAACCATCGTGCACCCAGTGGAAGTGCATCACCCGGTGGTGGTTAA
- the LOC123443061 gene encoding receptor-like protein kinase HERK 1, translating to MAAAARHRPARARGALWIVSVLLVCVAAAYTPEDNYLVSCGSSLDTPVGRRLFLADDGGSGAVTLTSPRSAAVKASPDLVSGFRDAALYQNARVFSAPSSYSFAIKRRGRHFLRLHFFPFVYRSYDLAAAARAFKVSTQDAVLLEDGIPAPEPGNASSSPQPARVEFLLDVERDTLVVSFVPLIDGGIAFVNAVEVVSVPDNLVTDAAATTADSSSGRPELNPAALPLQTAYRVNVGGPVVAPDDDALWREWTTDQPLSDPRVDAVTREVRYNRTLNRLPGQATVTDAPDIVYATARELVITNISMDGQKQMAWQFDVDTRSSYFIRFHFCDIVGNASHQLRMNAYVDDATVKQDLDLAAIGNGALAFPYYTDFVLSASAASGKLAVHVGPRENKIVSPAAILNGIEIMKMHLSAGSVVVVEPAAKAAKSRLAVLLGSVCGAFAFVTIAVALAIVLRKKKNEKEEKEGDKEQPTPTQSQSSTPWMPLLGRFSVRSAIASGSSSFTTAGNTPGASPRAAAAAAAAVMPSYRFPLAMLQDATRNFDDSLVIGEGGFGKVYGAVLQDGTKVAVKRASPESRQGAREFRTEIELLSGLRHRHLVSLVGYCDEREEMILLYEYMEHGSLRSRLYGRSASPLSWAQRLEACAGAARGLLYLHTAVDKPVIHRDVKSSNILLDGDLTGKVADFGLSKAGPVLDETHVSTAVKGSFGYVDPEYCRTRQLTAKSDVYSLGVVLLEAVCARPVVDPRLPKPMSNLVEWGLHWQGRGELEKIVDRRIAAAARPAALRKYGETVARCLAERAADRPTMEDVVWNLQFVMRLQEGDGLDFSDVSSLNMVTELRPPRRQRNSVDCDGLDLSDVNSLKLVTEQTQPQTGSVEGDGVADDDFTDASMRGTFWQMVNVRSR from the coding sequence ATGGCCGCGGCGGCGAGGCACCGGCCAGCTCGAGCACGCGGCGCGCTCTGGATCGTCTCGGTGTTGCTCGTCTGCGTCGCTGCGGCGTACACGCCCGAGGACAACTACCTCGTCAGCTGCGGCTCCTCGCTGGACACGCCGGTGGGCCGGAGGCTCTTCCTCGCCGACGACGGCGGCTCCGGCGCGGTCACCCTGACGTCCCCTCGGAGCGCCGCGGTGAAGGCCTCGCCGGACCTGGTGTCCGGCTTCCGCGACGCCGCGCTGTACCAGAACGCCAGGGTGTTCTCCGCGCCATCCTCCTACTCCTTCGCCATCAAGCGCCGCGGCCGGCACTTCCTCCGACTCCACTTCTTCCCCTTCGTGTACCGGAGCTACGACCTCGCCGCGGCAGCGAGGGCGTTCAAGGTGTCCACGCAGGACGCCGTGCTGCTCGAGGACGGCATCCCGGCGCCCGAGCCCGGCAACGCGTCGTCGTCGCCCCAGCCGGCGCGCGTGGAGTTCCTCCTGGACGTCGAGCGCGACACGCTCGTGGTCTCATTCGTGCCGCTTATCGACGGGGGCATCGCCTTTGTCAACGCCGTCGAGGTCGTCTCTGTGCCCGACAACCTCGTGACAGACGCGGCGGCCACGACGGCCGACTCATCGTCGGGCCGGCCAGAGCTAAACCCTGCCGCGCTGCCGCTGCAGACGGCCTACCGCGTCAACGTTGGCGGCCCGGTCGTCGCGCCTGACGACGACGCGCTCTGGCGAGAATGGACTACCGACCAGCCCCTCTCCGATCCTAGGGTCGACGCGGTGACTCGGGAGGTCCGTTACAACAGGACGCTGAACCGCCTGCCGGGGCAAGCGACGGTGACCGACGCGCCGGACATCGTCTACGCCACGGCGAGGGAGCTCGTGATCACGAACATCTCCATGGACGGGCAGAAACAGATGGCGTGGCAGTTCGACGTTGACACGCGCTCCAGCTATTTCATCAGGTTCCACTTCTGCGACATCGTTGGAAACGCTTCCCACCAGCTCCGTATGAACGCCTACGTCGATGACGCCACCGTGAAGCAGGACCTCGACCTCGCCGCCATCGGCAATGGTGCGTTGGCGTTCCCATACTACACGGACTTCGTGTTGTCTGCTAGCGCAGCGTCCGGGAAACTCGCCGTCCATGTTGGCCCTCGGGAAAATAAGATCGTGTCGCCCGCCGCCATCCTCAACGGGATTGAGATCATGAAGATGCACCTGAGCGCCGgttctgtcgtcgtcgtcgagcCGGCGGCGAAGGCAGCCAAATCGCGTTTGGCCGTCCTTCTTGGCTCCGTGTGTGGAGCCTTCGCTTTCGTGACCATCGCCGTTGCTCTCGCCATTGTCCTTCGGAAGAAGAaaaacgagaaggaggagaaggagggtgaCAAGGAGCAGCCAACGCCGACGCAGAGCCAGTCGTCCACGCCATGGATGCCACTCCTCGGCCGCTTCAGCGTTCGCAGCGCCATTGCATCAGGATCGTCAAGCTTCACCACTGCCGGAAACACCCCGGGAGCGAGCCCCAGggctgctgccgccgccgccgcggctgTGATGCCAAGCTACCGTTTCCCGCTCGCCATGTTGCAAGACGCGACGCGCAACTTCGACGACAGCCTGGTCATCGGAGAGGGAGGGTTCGGCAAGGTGTACGGCGCCGTGCTCCAGGACGGCACCAAGGTCGCCGTGAAGCGCGCGAGCCCGGAGTCGCGGCAGGGGGCGCGGGAGTTCCGCACGGAGATCGAGCTGCTGTCGGGGCTGCGCCACCGCCACCTGGTGTCCCTCGTCGGCTACTGCGACGAGCGGGAGGAAATGATCCTGCTGTACGAGTACATGGAGCACGGCTCGCTGAGGAGCCGCCTGTATGGCCGCAGCGCGTCGCCGCTCAGCTGGGCGCAGCGGCTGGAGGCGTGCGCCGGCGCGGCGAGGGGCCTCCTGTACCTGCACACGGCCGTGGACAAGCCGGTGATCCACCGCGACGTCAAGTCGTCCAACATCCTGCTGGACGGCGACCTCACGGGCAAGGTGGCCGACTTCGGGCTGTCCAAGGCCGGGCCGGTGCTCGACGAGACGCACGTCAGCACGGCGGTGAAGGGCAGTTTCGGGTACGTCGACCCGGAGTACTGCCGGACGAGGCAGCTGACGGCCAAGTCCGACGTGTACTCCCTGGGCGTCGTGCTGCTGGAAGCGGTGTGCGCGCGCCccgtcgtcgacccgaggctgcccAAGCCGATGTCGAacctggtggagtgggggctgcaCTGGCAGGGCAGGGGCGAGCTGGAGAAGATCGTGGACCGGCGCATCGCCGCCGCGGCCAGGCCAGCGGCGCTGAGGAAGTACGGCGAGACGGTGGCCAGGTGCCTGGCGGAGCGCGCTGCCGACCGGCCGACCATGGAGGACGTGGTGTGGAATCTGCAGTTCGTGATGCGGCTGCAGGAGGGCGACGGCCTGGACTTCTCCGACGTGAGCAGCCTCAACATGGTGACGGAGCTCAGGCCGCCTCGCCGTCAGAGAAACTCAGTGGATTGCGACGGCCTGGACCTCTCCGACGTGAACAGCCTCAAACTGGTTACGGAGCAAACGCAGCCTCAAACCGGCAGCGTGGAGGGAGACGGTGTAGCCGACGACGATTTCACAGACGCATCCATGAGAGGGACCTTCTGGCAGATGGTCAATGTCCGCAGCAGATGA